One window of the Chanos chanos chromosome 11, fChaCha1.1, whole genome shotgun sequence genome contains the following:
- the sparcl1 gene encoding SPARC-like protein 1, producing MRACVFFLGLLASAVIVSVRGKPHGKHQTHSKLSQSPQEKETGSLEPNEDKGLVLPTVFPVEASSQGEEGEILNYENDGEDSDRGEATALEEMEGGEKISPVLLSEEALTQLLQGSEEAQELGEDEEQEDVKKQGEEEPVEVKESDLVEAGGDEKTKEVVGGEAVEGDYLDSSSESEIPFNLDYAADSDASEPLVTKLEEAGVKTENINLSTKKDGKKKEEKKDEGVLPTAMADYDPQETKEDPEEHQEQADMPVEESQGKESKPSEADENEKNDSTKSKDDGEANQQETNNSVEVEATHVSDAEVEEKDKDKNESSGQRKGKTRKQRKNQRVRNVQGDEGSVEEVPEEHGPKKDQEKEPDSTDNTIQKSKKRKLGKWGPLVGMNPVQIRATVELYPSLWPPHRSNGQEASDDPCENYRCKRGKICKVDKDGKPGCVCQDPSECPPSVKEFEHVCGTDNKTYDTSCQLFATKCGFEGTKKGHKLHLDYTGSCKFIAPCLDTELAQFPLRMRDWLKNVLLQLYEHDSMAPGFLTPKQRARVQKIYENERRLHAGEHPIDLLVQDFEKNYNMYIYPVHWQFAQIDQHPSDRLLSHSELAPLRVPLVPMEHCTSRFFQECDADKDKLVSFKEWCRCFGIKEEDMDTKLLF from the exons ATGAGGGCCTGTGTATTTTTTCTGGGCCTCCTGGCATCAGCAGTAATTGTATCT gTAAGAGGCAAACCTCATGGAAAGCATCAAACTCATTCCAAACTAAGCCAGTCTCCTCAAGAGAAG gagacaGGCTCTTTGGAACCAAATGAGGATAAAGGTTTGGTTCTTCCCACTGTCTTCCCTGTCGAGGCCAGTAGTCAAGGGGAGGAGGGTGAGATCTTGAACTATGAGAACGATGGCGAGGACTCCGACCGAGGGGAGGCGACCGCATTGGAGGAGATGGAAGGAGGTGAAAAGATCTCTCCCGTTCTGCTGAGTGAAGAGGCGCTAACTCAGCTTCTGCAGGGTTCTGAGGAGGCTCAAGAACTTGGAGAAGATGAAGAGCAAGAGGACGTGAAAAAGCAAGGAGAAGAGGAACCCGTGGAGGTGAAGGAGAGTGATTTAGTAGAGGCTGGAGGAGATGAGAAAACCAAGGAGGTGGTTGGAGGAGAAGCAGTGGAAGGAGACTACCTGGACAGCAGCTCAGAATCGGAGATTCCATTCAATCTAGATTATGCTGCTGACAGCGATGCCTCAGAGCCCCTGGTGACCAAGTTGGAGGAAGCAGGGGTCAAGACTGAAAACATTAACCTCTCCACTAAGaaggatggaaagaaaaaggaagagaaaaaggatgAAGGTGTGCTCCCCACCGCTATGGCAGACTATGACCCACAAGAGACCAAAGAGGATCCTGAAGAACATCAGGAACAAGCAGATATGCCTGTAGAGGAATCCCAGGGAAAGGAATCTAAACCATCTGAGGCggatgaaaatgagaaaaacgaCAGTACCAAGTCAAAGGATGATGGAGAAGCTAACCAGCAGGAGACCAATAACAGTGTGGAGGTTGAGGCAACCCATGTCTCTGATGCAGAGGTggaagaaaaggacaaggatAAGAATGAAAGCAGCGGTCAAAGAAAGGGTAAAAccaggaaacagaggaagaaccAGCGTGTTAGGAACGTCCAGGGAGACGAGGGAAGCGTGGAGGAGGTTCCAGAGGAGCACGGCCCGAAAAAAGATCAGGAGAAAGAACCGGATTCTACAGACAACACCATCCAAAAAtctaagaaaagaaaacttggGAAatgg gGTCCTTTGGTGGGAATGAACCCAGTACAGATCAGAGCCACAGTGGAGCTGTATCCCAGCCTCTGGCCTCCGCACAGATCCAACGGACAGGAAGCTTCGGACG ATCCTTGCGAGAACTATCGCTgcaagagaggaaaaatatgCAAAGTTGACAAGGATGGAAAGCCCGGGTGTGTTTGTCAAGACCCTTCAGAATGCCCTCCAAGTGTGAAGGAATTCGAACAC GTTTGTGGTACGGACAATAAAACCTATGACACATCTTGTCAGCTCTTTGCCACAAAATGCGGCTTTGAGGGCACCAAAAAGGGGCACAAGCTTCATTTGGACTACACTGGATCTTGTAAAT TTATTGCCCCGTGCCTGGATACAGAACTGGCGCAGTTCCCATTGCGTATGCGCGACTGGCTGAAGAACGTGCTGCTGCAGCTTTATGAACATGACTCCATGGCCCCCGGATTCCTGACTCCCAAACAGCGGGCCAGG GTCCAAAAGATTTACGAGAACGAGAGACGCCTTCACGCGGGCGAACACCCCATTGACCTGCTGGTCCAGGACTTTGAGAAGAACTACAACATGTACATCTACCCTGTTCATTGGCAGTTTGCGCAAATAGATCAGCATCCCTCTGACAG GTTACTCTCCCACTCTGAGCTGGCTCCTCTTCGCGTGCCTCTGGTTCCCATGGAGCACTGCACCTCGCGCTTCTTCCAGGAGTGCGACGCTGACAAAGACAAACTGGTCTCCTTCAAGGAGTGGTGTCGTTGCTTCGGCATCAAGGAAG AGGACATGGACACAAAGCTGTTGTTCTGA
- the scpp1 gene encoding secretory calcium-binding phosphoprotein 1 — protein MKITILLICLLGAVIATPVLDRSIMNFNQSEVESDSSQSSSVSESSEQSDTSEQESSLQNTSEDSTSESLENESENKTSVESNSSSEEGHLGWIRVYAIKLISAEDNSTAGSTSQSEDTEDHIHSNVTEKSTSEASVSSESSDSSESQASSDSSDSSDSTEAKISTDTSGSRNGTDASDSSDMSHGIDSTEREETGGSSLSISSSESSETKSAENDSSHSSDCQRGANSQDCDSEEYSFQDIGDDEGVHEPSNGFLMPDETEMELQLRR, from the exons ATGAAGATTACCATACTCCTAATTTGTCTTTTGGGAGCTGTCATTGCTACACCA GTCTTGGATAGAAGCATCATGAACTTCAACCAGAGTGAAGTGGAGTCAGACTCT tCACAAAGTTCGTCAGTATCTGAATCCTCTGAACAAAGTGACACATCAGAACAGGAG AGCTCCCTGCAAAATACCTCGGAGGACAGC ACATCAGAGTCCTTGGAGAATGAGTCAGAGAACAAA ACTTCCGTGGAGAGCAACAGCAGTTCAGAGGAAGGACACCTG GGCTGGATTCGAGTGTACGCCATCAAACTAATCAGTGCCGAGGACAACAGCACTGCTGGGTCAACCAGTCAATCAGAGGACACGGAAGATCACATTCACTCAAACGTTACTGAAAAGTCTACAAGCGAAGCTAGCGTTAGCAGTGAAAGCAGCGATTCTAGTGAAAGCCAAGCTAGCAGCGATAGCAGCGATAGCAGCGATAGCACCGAGGCTAAAATCAGTACCGACACAAGCGGCAGCCGTAACGGCACTGACGCCAGCGACAGCTCTGACATGAGTCACGGCATTGACAGCACTGAAAGAGAGGAAACCGGTGGCAGCAGTCTGAGCATCAGCAGCAGTGAGAGCAGCGAAACTAAAAGCGCTGAGAACGATTCGAGtcattccagtgactgtcaaCGCGGGGCTAACAGTCAGGACTGTGACAGTGAAGAATACTCCTTCCAAGACATCGGGGATGACGAAGGTGTCCACGAGCCTTCCAACGGATTCCTCATGCCAGATGAAACCGAGATGGAGCTCCAGTTACGGAGATGA